The bacterium sequence TGGATACGACTGGAAAACAGAGTCTGGCAGATCTGCGAAGCTATCAGGACTGGTACTTGCGCTACTACTTGCAAAGCGTGCCGGGTGTAGCGGAAGTGGCGCCGATTGGCGGTTTCGTGCGTCAGTACCAGGTTGTCGTTGATCCGAACAAGCTGGCCGGCTACGGAATTTCTGCTGAGATGGTGATGGAAAAGATCCGAAAAAACAACAATGACATCGGCGGTCGATTGGTGGAATTTTCGCAGCGTGAATACATGGTTCGTGGAAGAGGTTACGCAAAGAATGCGCAGGATATAGAAAAGATTGCCGTTATGACTAACCCTGAAACGGGTACACCGGTGCGCGTTGGTGATCTCGGTTCCGTAACCCTCGGACCGGACATTCGCCGCGGTGTGGCCGATCTGGATGGAAAAGGGGACGCAGTCGGCGGAATCGTTGTGATGCGTTACGGCGAAAATGCGTTACATGTGATTGACCGTGTCAAAAACAAAATCAAAGAAATCGAGCCGACTCTTCCGGAGGGAGTCAAGATCGTCACCACATATGACCGGTCGGAGTTGATCCATCATTCCATTGAAACTCTCAAAGGTACTCTTACGGAAGAATTGTTGATCGTGAGCATTGTCATTTTGATTTTCTTATGGCACATTCCAAGCGCAACGATTCCCATCATTACGATCCCGATTGCAATCATCATCTCTTTCATTCCAATGTACGGAATGAAGCTCACCTCCAACATCATGTCTCTGGGAGGCATTGCCATAGCCATCGGAGCGATGATTGATGCGGCGATCGTTGTTGTTGAACAAACACACAAAAAACTCGAGCACTGGGAAGCTGCAGGGCGCCAGGGTGATTACAGAAGAGTCATTATTGATGCTGTAAAAGAAGTGGGTGGTCCGAGTTTTTTTGCGTTGCTTGTGATTGCTGTTTCGTTCATGCCTGTTTTTACCCTGGAAGGTCAGGAAGGAAGGCTGTTTAAGCCTCTGGCATTCATGAAGAATTTTTCGATGGTGATCGCAGCAGTCCTTGCAATCACTCTGGATCCTGCGATGCGGTTGCTTTTCACGCGAATGCAAGCATTCCAATTTTCACCGAGATGGCTCTCGAGAGCAGCCAACGCGGTCCTGGTTGGAAAGATCCACAGCGAGGAAAAACATCCAATCAGCAGGCCTCTGATGAGAATCTATCGACCGGTTGTGGAATTCGTGCTACGGCATCCGTGGGGTGTCGTTGCGTCGGCTGTAGTGGTCGTCGCACTCAGTGTGCCAATTTATTTCAAGCTCGGTTCTGAATTCATGCCGCCTCTTCGCGAAGGTACGGTGCTCTACATGCCCACGACTCTCCCAGGGATTTCTATTACGGAAGCATCCCGTCTATTACAGGCACAGGACCAGATCATCATGGGATTTCCAGAAGTGGACCGTGTTTTCGGAAAAGCGGGGCGTGCTGAAACTTCTACGGATCCTGCGCCTTTTTCAATGATGGAGACCGTCATTGTTCTGAAACCGGAATCGGAATGGCGAAGGATCGATACCTGGTATTCACATTGGGCTCCCGGTTTTTTGAAAAGCGTGCTTCAACGTTTTTGGCCGGATCATATAGCCTATGATGATTTGATTGCAGAGATGGATCGAGAGCTGCAGTTCCCCGGCGTAACAAACGCATGGACGATGCCGATCAAAGCACGCATCGATATGCTGACAACCGGTGTGCGAACTCCTGTTGGGATCAAGATTTACGGTTCCGATCTGCAAGAGATTGAAGAAATCGGATCGCACATCGAATCATTGCTGACAGAGGTTCCTGGAACTCGCAGTGTCTATGCGGAACGCACCGCAGGCGGATACTTCCTGGATTTCAAACTGGATCGGGATCAGCTCGCGCGTTACGGTCTCTCCATTGAAGATGCAGAATCTTTTCTGATGACAGTTGTTGGTGGAGAAAACATTACGACAACAATCGAAGGACGCGAACGTTATCCTGTAAATCTTCGATATGCGCGCGATTATCGCAGCAGCATCGACCGGCTGGAGAGAGCACTACTCACTACGCCGGGCGGAGCTCAAATTCCTATGGCACAGATAGCAAAACTGGAGCTGTTGTCAGGTCCTTCCATGATCCGCGATGAAAATGGACTCATGAACGGATATGTCTACGTGGATGTATCCGGGCGCGATGTTGGAAGCTATGTCGCAGAGGCAAAGAAGGCTGTTTCAAAAATCAAGCTTCCTGTTGGCTACTCCCTTGTTTGGAGTGGCCAGTATGAAAACATGCAACGGGTTCGGGAAAGACTCATGATAGTTGTTCCTCTCACTCTCTTCATTATCATCGTGCTTCTTTACTTCAACACAAAATCGATGGCCAAAACCATGATCATCCTTCTCGCCGTTCCCTTCTCAGCAGTTGGAGCCATCTGGCTTTTGTATCTGCTGAATTACAACATCAGCATCGGAGTTTGGGTCGGACTCATTGCGCTCATGGGAGTCGATGCGGAAACAGCGGTCTTCATGCTGCTGTATCTTGATCTGTCATTCGAAGATTTCAAGAAGCGTGGAAAAATGCGGAGCTATGAAGACTTGAAAGAAGCAATTGAATATGGCGCGGTAAAGCGGCTGCGGCCAAAGTTCATGACCGTTGCCGTTATGTTCATGGGACTGCTTCCGATCATGTGGTCGACCGGCGCCGGTTCGGATGTCATGAAACGAATTGCTGCGCCCATGATTGGCGGAATCTTCACTTCGTTTTTGCTGGAGCTGATCGTTTATCCGGCAATTTACGCAATCTGGCGCTGGAACTTCGATTTGAAAGGCAAGCTCGCCTTGACTCTGAAGGTTCCAGAATAAGGAGGTGATTCTAATGGAAGCACCAATAAATTTCTTAGATTTATGGCTCGAGATTTACCAGGAAGCCATTCAACTCTGCGACGCAATCAACAAACTTCCGGATCATTGCGAATGTGGTGACGCGGACGCGCATCTTGAAGGACGCTGTCCCTGTTGCCGTGAACATACCTCATCCACAGGGGATTATGCGCACACAGAGGACTGCACGGTTTTGCTGACCCGATTGCGCGCCGACTTGACCATTCTGTGTCATGAATCCACCGGAAAGTCTGGTCGGAAGAAATACGACGAGATCTCACAGAAAAGTGAATGTGAAAGAGAGGAAACATGAAAGTATTCTGCCTTACGTTTGTGACTCTTTTTCTGGCTGAGCTGGGGGATAAGACTCAGCTTTCAGTGATTTTACTGACATCAAAAAC is a genomic window containing:
- a CDS encoding CusA/CzcA family heavy metal efflux RND transporter, whose amino-acid sequence is MINKIIEFSANNRAAVFLFVAIATFIGFWCTKNVPLDALPDLSDTQVIVYSRWDRSPDIMEDQVTYPIITALLGAPKVKAIRGFSDFGYSYVYIIFEDDTDIYWARSRTLEYLSKITPVLPEGVRTELGPDATAVGWVFQYALVDTTGKQSLADLRSYQDWYLRYYLQSVPGVAEVAPIGGFVRQYQVVVDPNKLAGYGISAEMVMEKIRKNNNDIGGRLVEFSQREYMVRGRGYAKNAQDIEKIAVMTNPETGTPVRVGDLGSVTLGPDIRRGVADLDGKGDAVGGIVVMRYGENALHVIDRVKNKIKEIEPTLPEGVKIVTTYDRSELIHHSIETLKGTLTEELLIVSIVILIFLWHIPSATIPIITIPIAIIISFIPMYGMKLTSNIMSLGGIAIAIGAMIDAAIVVVEQTHKKLEHWEAAGRQGDYRRVIIDAVKEVGGPSFFALLVIAVSFMPVFTLEGQEGRLFKPLAFMKNFSMVIAAVLAITLDPAMRLLFTRMQAFQFSPRWLSRAANAVLVGKIHSEEKHPISRPLMRIYRPVVEFVLRHPWGVVASAVVVVALSVPIYFKLGSEFMPPLREGTVLYMPTTLPGISITEASRLLQAQDQIIMGFPEVDRVFGKAGRAETSTDPAPFSMMETVIVLKPESEWRRIDTWYSHWAPGFLKSVLQRFWPDHIAYDDLIAEMDRELQFPGVTNAWTMPIKARIDMLTTGVRTPVGIKIYGSDLQEIEEIGSHIESLLTEVPGTRSVYAERTAGGYFLDFKLDRDQLARYGLSIEDAESFLMTVVGGENITTTIEGRERYPVNLRYARDYRSSIDRLERALLTTPGGAQIPMAQIAKLELLSGPSMIRDENGLMNGYVYVDVSGRDVGSYVAEAKKAVSKIKLPVGYSLVWSGQYENMQRVRERLMIVVPLTLFIIIVLLYFNTKSMAKTMIILLAVPFSAVGAIWLLYLLNYNISIGVWVGLIALMGVDAETAVFMLLYLDLSFEDFKKRGKMRSYEDLKEAIEYGAVKRLRPKFMTVAVMFMGLLPIMWSTGAGSDVMKRIAAPMIGGIFTSFLLELIVYPAIYAIWRWNFDLKGKLALTLKVPE